In one window of Macadamia integrifolia cultivar HAES 741 chromosome 2, SCU_Mint_v3, whole genome shotgun sequence DNA:
- the LOC122093763 gene encoding E3 ubiquitin-protein ligase RGLG3: MGNTESIDYSYDDDEIMPQPSSYVGRSVDHYYQSTRPQSSYIPDSFSSLDKVISALREAGLESSNLILGIDFTKSNEWTGKYSFNRRSLHATTGSAPNPYEQAISIIGRTLSPFDEDNLIPCFGFGDASTHDKCVFSFFPDHRSCNGFEEALARYKEIVPCIKLSGPTSFAPIIDASIDIVERSNGQYHVLVIIADGQVTRSDDLPPGRFSPQEQATINSIVEASHYPLSIILVGVGDGPWDAMQQFDDNIPQRSFDNFQFVNFTKIMSENKEMSKKETAFALAALMEIPFQYKATQKLRIVESGRRGPRTQPLPPPREVIEHDNAVRTYPHMTSSQSVEHASLMDQTCPICLTNPKDMAFGCGHLTCKDCGISLSLCPLCREPIMTRVRLYS, from the exons ATGGGAAATACGGAATCAATAGACTATtcatatgatgatgatgaaattaTGCCGCAACCTTCTTCTTATGTTGGGCGTTCTGTGGACCACTACTATCAGAGCACACGACCGCAATCCTCTTACATACCAGATAGTTTCAGCTCTTTGGATAAG GTTATTTCTGCATTAAGAGAAGCTGGTCTCGAGTCATCAAATTTAATCCTTGGTATTGACTTTACGAAGAGCAATGAGTGGACAG GCAAGTATTCATTCAATAGGAGAAGCCTCCATGCAACTACTGGTAGCGCACCTAATCCATATGAGCAAGCTATATCTATAATTGGCCGCACATTGTCTCCTTTTGATGAGGATAATTTGATACCTTGTTTTGGATTTGGTGATG cATCAACACATGATAAGTGTGTTTTCAGCTTCTTTCCTGATCACCGATCTTGTAATGGTTTCGAGGAGGCTCTTGCAAGATATAAAGAGATTGTTCCTTGCATAAAATTGTCAG GTCCAACCTCTTTTGCACCAATTATTGATGCATCAATTGATATAGTGGAGAGAAGCAATGGGCAATATCACGTCCTAGTCATCATTGCTGATGGACAG GTCACGAGGAGTGATGATTTGCCACCTGGAAGATTTAGTCCACAGGAACAAGCAACTATAAATTCTATAGTTGAAGCTAG CCATTATCCTCTCTCAATTATTTTGGTTGGTGTGGGCGATGGACCATGGGATGCTATGCAACAATTTGATGATAACATTCCTCAACGGTCATTTGATAACTTCCAG TTTGTAAACTTCACAAAGATCATGTCTGAGAACAAGGAAATGTCGAAGAAAGAAACAGCCTTTGCACTTGCAGCTCTCATGGAAATTCCATTTCAGTATAAAGCCACACAAAAACTCAGGATTGTGGA AAGTGGAAGAAGAGGGCCACGTACACAACCACTTCCCCCTCCACGTGAAGTGATCGAGCATGATAATGCAGTTAGAACATACCCACACATGACAAGTTCCCAGTCAGTTGAGCATGCATCCCTCATGGACCAG ACCTGCCCCATATGCTTGACAAACCCAAAGGACATGGCATTTGGATGTGGTCATCTG ACATGCAAGGACTGTGGCATAAGCTTATCATTGTGCCCTTTGTGCCGTGAGCCAATAATGACCCGCGTGAGACTCTATTCCTGA
- the LOC122072098 gene encoding E3 ubiquitin-protein ligase RGLG3-like, translating into MILEQAESSQGRSHCIPDSANSLDEVVSALMEAELEGIKLIFAIDFTRSNLWTGMNSFNRRSLHEIGSIPNPYEQAISIIGRTLAPFVMDNFIYCFGFGDASTQGKDIFNFFPDGRPCHGIDEALGRYKEIVASLELSAPTSFAPIIDASTDIVERSNGQYHVLIIFSDGQVTRENNLQDGELSPQEKATINSIVEASQYPLSIILVGVGDGPWQAMQQIIHNIPEYRPFDNFEFVEFTKIMSEQKNEAAFALAALKEIPSQYKVTQKLMIVESGREEPRTKPIPPPPSEETECATTMVEVCPICFINPRDMAFGCGHLTCKECGVDLQFCPLCRQPITGRLRLYP; encoded by the exons ATGATTTTGGAGCAAGCAGAGAGTTCTCAGGGCCGTAGCCATTGCATCCCGGATAGTGCCAATTCTCTGGATGAG GTTGTTTCTGCATTAATGGAAGCTGAACTTGAGGGAATTAAACTAATCTTTGCTATTGACTTTACAAGGAGCAACCTATGGACAG GAATGAATTCATTCAATCGGAGAAGCCTCCATGAAATTGGTAGCATACCTAACCCATATGAGCAAGCTATATCTATAATTGGCCGCACATTGGCTCCTTTTGTTATGGACAATTTCATATATTGTTTTGGATTCGGCGATG CATCAACACAAGGGAAGGATATCTTCAACTTCTTTCCTGATGGACGACCTTGTCATGGTATTGATGAGGCTCTTGGAAGATACAAAGAGATTGTTGCTTCTTTAGAATTGTCAG CTCCAACCTCTTTTGCACCAATTATTGATGCATCAACTGATATAGTGGAGAGAAGCAATGGGCAATATCACGTCCTAATCATCTTTTCTGATGGGCAG GTCACGAGGGAGAATAATTTACAAGATGGAGAGTTAAGTCCGCAGGAAAAAGCAACTATAAATTCTATAGTTGAAgctag CCAATATCCTCTCTCAATTATTTTGGTTGGTGTGGGCGATGGGCCATGGCAAGCAATGCAACAAATTATTCATAACATTCCTGAATATCGGCCATTTGATAACTTTGAG TTTGTCGAGTTCACAAAGATAATGTCTGAGCAAAAGAATGAAGCCGCCTTTGCATTGGCTGCCCTCAAGGAAATTCCATCTCAGTATAAAGTGACGCAAAAACTCATGATTGTGGA AAGTGGAAGAGAGGAGCCACGCACAAAGCCAATTCCTCCCCCTCCAAGTGAAGAGACCGAGTGTGCCACGACCATGGTGGAG GTCTGCCCCATATGCTTTATAAACCCAAGGGACATGGCATTTGGATGTGGTCATCTG ACTTGCAAGGAATGCGGCGTAGACTTACAATTTTGCCCTCTATGCCGTCAGCCAATAACGGGGCGCCTGAGGTTATATCCCTGA